The nucleotide window AAAGTTGTTTTACCTGCATGATCTCGACCACAGCCACCAGATCTGCCAGAGAGAGATGGTCTCCGATGATGAACGGTTTGTTCTGCAGGAATTTCTCCTCCAGAAGGTCGAGCGACTGCGTCAGATCCTCCAAAGCGGCGTCCATCTTGTCTTTTGGCACCTCAGAGCCCATGATGAGAGGAAACATTGCCTGTTCACAGAGGACATGTAATCAGCTGCTGACCTGATTTATCATCTATTTAATTGTTTACGTAATCGGCTTTACATGCCATATAACAATGTCAGGATAATAAATAACTGATGACCCTTAAAAGATAAGTGTTTGTCAATCTTTCAAAATTAactcaattaaaaatgtttatatagaAAATATCTGATAAACGTTACATGGTCGCACAACCCTTCAACTTTGTTGTCACGTGAGACTAAAAGTATTGATTATcgcttctttgtgtgtttgttgttgtgtttagttGTAGTCTCGTATTATTACACAAACTATATCACGTGTGCTCAAGTAGTCATGGGACGTTACTGCACGGGGGCAATCCGGGACTCGTACCCTGAGCAGGAAGACCTTTGACCCGTGAGCTCTCAGGTTCATGTGCTGCCAGGACAGGTATTCATTAACCAGTGCTCTTTGCTGCAGGTCAGCCGGGTACCAGTGATCTGCCACTGACGACTGATACTTCTGCACCAAGTACTGTAGAATGGCGACGCTGCAACACAGACAGTGTGAGGAAGGACAAGTTCATGTTCCGACAACAGCAAACGAAACAGTAACTCACCACACAAGCGTTTGGGTCTGGCTGGATGTTTATCGAGTTTAAGAGGTCACAGGATTGTAACTCACTCTTTCAGTTCCTGTCGCCTGCTCCACAAATGCCACCggattaaaaataaagaagtcATCTCTGTTCCTCAAAATCAATCATGTATTCCCATGGAGGTTTTGAAATGGACGTGACTCTACACTTTTGCGTCACTAAGTTTGATCCACCTTGGTCCTGATCACAAGCTCTGACTTCGCTAACTTGACAGGATTCTGCTGACCCTGCTGGTAATGCTCCAACCAAACGGGGGTCTCACACGTCTGCTATGGAGAAACAAGCTGATGGGATTTGCTTCCTTTAGTCTGTGAAGCTCAGTTtgaatctgttgttttctgGACTCAGACACTGCATTTCCAGTGGAGGAGGTCTTTTCAATTATTTGTACATGAGAGAAAATCAAACCCAATTCCCTGTTGTACCTTTCTGTCAGGACGAAGCTTCCATCCTTCATGACAGGAACCTTCCTGATCACGCTGACTTTGCCGAAGTCCTCGCTGTACTGCTGAC belongs to Platichthys flesus chromosome 3, fPlaFle2.1, whole genome shotgun sequence and includes:
- the gstt1a gene encoding glutathione S-transferase theta-1a, which encodes MELYLDLVSQPCRSVFLFAKAVGIPFQFKRVELAAGQQYSEDFGKVSVIRKVPVMKDGSFVLTESVAILQYLVQKYQSSVADHWYPADLQQRALVNEYLSWQHMNLRAHGSKVFLLRAMFPLIMGSEVPKDKMDAALEDLTQSLDLLEEKFLQNKPFIIGDHLSLADLVAVVEIMQPVGSGLDAFEGRAKLIAWRERVKKELGEKLFDEAHESIMAVSSLPQTMQSNTQLAMLIPKFQKLFK